From Fusarium oxysporum f. sp. lycopersici 4287 chromosome 10, whole genome shotgun sequence, the proteins below share one genomic window:
- a CDS encoding endo-1,3(4)-beta-glucanase — protein MLSPWILPIFTCLFAIAAAVQPPAYSGYTRVWQQGFEGQANTFPSTNTWHIIERVKNYNNEIQAYVKSTSVLRKSGKNTLQLIPQFSDSTRKWTSARIESKYTLTPKLGKITRVEASLRLGGNSARSKQGIWPAFWLLGDAIRKGVEWPACGEVDIMENVNGQKIGYGAVHCDQAPGGICNEPNGIASNVQLPDSNYHVWRVQFDRRSSNLRSQSITWYLDGRVFHRVTGAQVGNAKVWKSLCHSPMFVIFNVAVGGDWPGVPNTNTKDGIGNHMEVEYVAHYVSN, from the exons ATGTTGTCTCCTTGGATCCTCCCCATCTTCACATGTCTGTTCGCCATCGCAGCGGCAGTCCAACCACCCGCCTACAGCGGCTACACGCGCGTCTGGCAGCAAGGCTTCGAAGGCCAAGCCAACACATTCCCCAGCACAAACACATGGCACATCATCGAGCGCGTAAAGAACTACAACAATGAAATCCAAGCCTACGTGAAAAGCACAAGTGTTCTTCGAAAGTCTGGCAAGAACACCTTGCAGCTGATTCCCCAGTTCTCAGATTCAACGCGGAAATGGACGTCTGCTCGTATTGAGAGCAAGTATACTCTGACGCCCAAGCTTGGAAAGATCACTAGAGTTGAAGCGAGTTTGCGTCTGGGTGGCAACTCGGCGAGGAGTAAGCAGGGAATCTGGCCGGCTTTTTGGCTCCTGGGTGATGCGATCCGAAAAGGTGTTGAGTGGCCTGCTTGCGGAGAGGTTGATATCATGGAGAATGTCAACGGGCAGAAAATTGGCTATGGCGCTGTTCACTGTGACCAAGCTCCTGGCGGGATCTGCAATGAGCCCAATGGCATTGCGTCCAATGTTCAGCTTCCTGATAGCAATTATCACGTTTGGCGGGTCCAGTTTGATCGACGAAGCAGCAATCTGAGGTCTCAGTCTATTACCTGGTATCTCGATGGAAGGGTCTTTCATCGTGTTACGGGCGCTCAAGTCGGCAATGCTAAGGTTTGGAAGAGTCTTTGCCATAGTCCTATGTTTGTCATCTTTAACGTTGCCGTTGGGGGAGATTGG CCTGGCGTtcccaacaccaacaccaaagaTGGAATTGGAAACCATATGGAAGTTGAATATGTCGCCCATTATGTTTCGAACTAG
- a CDS encoding oxidoreductase, with protein sequence MAPARYGNEVVDPSPLLQPLDYVFAKRQAPNRFLKAAMSEKLATWDAKDVSARGYPTPELITLYRNWGAGGWGTILTSNVIIDGINLEAPGNLVIPADEPFEGRRFDGFKEMATEAKKNGSLLIAQVSHAGRQVEEWINPNPISASDVQLVNSGLSGRSFAAPRPATKEDIANVINGFAHAAEFLDKAGFDGIELHGAHGYLLAQFLSPRTNKRTDEYGGSRENRMRIVLEVFAEIKRRVSPNFIVGIKANSVEYTPGGIDIEDVKAFAIALENAKVDFIELSGGNYEKFAFAHEREENKKRENYFLVQAEEIVKVLKRDIKIFSTGGFKSVKAMVDSLDIIDGVGIGRASAQEPRFVETLKKVSIPGTMEQRFDHDDVLKRLAAAGIQISQIANNLEPVDLSKQENADSLWNDVLQYFQQAAQDTEHKLYKWPALSQVAHPYGELEL encoded by the coding sequence ATGGCGCCTGCAAGATACGGAAACGAGGTCGTTGACCCTTCGCCTCTACTACAACCTCTCGACTATGTCTTCGCTAAGCGACAAGCGCCCAATCGCTTCCTCAAGGCAGCCATGTCTGAGAAGCTCGCCACATGGGATGCCAAAGACGTCTCTGCTCGAGGATATCCTACACCAGAGCTCATCACCCTCTACAGAAACTGGGGTGCTGGAGGCTGGGGAACCATCCTAACAAGCAACGTTATCATCGACGGCATCAACCTCGAAGCCCCCGGCAACCTCGTCATCCCCGCCGATGAGCCCTTTGAGGGTCGTCGCTTTGACGGCTTCAAGGAGATGGCCaccgaggccaagaagaacggcAGTCTATTGATCGCCCAGGTCTCTCATGCTGGTCGTCAGGTCGAGGAGTGGATTAACCCCAACCCCATCAGTGCCTCAGACGTCCAGCTCGTCAACTCTGGTTTGTCTGGAAGAAGTTTCGCTGCTCCTCGACCTGCTACCAAGGAAGATATCGCCAACGTCATCAACGGTTTCGCTCACGCCGCTGAGTTCCTTGACAAGGCTGGTTTCGACGGCATTGAGCTCCACGGCGCTCACGGTTATCTCCTGGCTCAGTTCCTTTCTCCTCGCACCAACAAGCGAACCGATGAGTACGGTGGTAGCCGCGAGAACCGAATGCGCATTGTTCTTGAGGTTTTTGCTGAGATCAAGCGTCGTGTGAGCCCCAACTTCATCGTTGGTATCAAGGCCAACTCTGTCGAGTACACCCCTGGCGGTATTGATATCGAAGATGTCAAGGCATTTGCCATCGCTCTCGAGAATGCCAAAGTTGACTTTATTGAGCTTTCTGGAGGAAACTACGAGAAATTTGCCTTTGCTCATGAGCGGgaagagaacaagaagcgagAGAACTACTTCCTTGTCCAAGCCGAGGAGATCGTCAAGGTTTTGAAGCGTGATATCAAGATCTTTTCCACTGGAGGTTTCAAGAGCGTCAAGGCGATGGTTGACTCtctcgatatcatcgatGGTGTCGGTATCGGCCGCGCAAGCGCCCAAGAACCCAGATTCGTCGAGACACTTAAGAAGGTCTCGATTCCTGGAACAATGGAGCAAAGGTTCGACCACGATGATGTTCTCAAGAGACTTGCTGCAGCTGGAATCCAAATCTCCCAGATTGCCAATAACTTGGAGCCTGTTGATTTGAGCAAGCAGGAGAATGCGGATAGTCTATGGAATGATGTTTTGCAGTACTTCCAGCAGGCTGCTCAAGATACAGAGCATAAGCTGTACAAGTGGCCTGCCCTGTCACAAGTGGCTCATCCTTATGGAGAGTTGGAGTTATGA
- a CDS encoding hypothetical protein (At least one base has a quality score < 10) — protein sequence MTPSVTSQALSSSDSPPTWLWWLTWTGVECRVVDGLHKKYALNLIYVKNGGYLKSPVYRSYDVKGFETIFSALDPAHRAPKAKAVAPMFAHQRIAKSKPDVDEVLDDVMAEMKRRKAETNGAPFINNFVAGGRIFCLPGWLYDFVDEWAAKLDKKKIVVAQSIDMIQEYATRVADKSIVEEKDNEPDTFQGRLLAAGISRDEAIAHVVGVMFAGTGAAGTTMSILCWNLAQHPEKYDRVYKEVIENTDQDV from the exons ATGACACCTTCGGTAACATCCCAGGCCCTCTCATCGTCCGATTCACCCCCGACCTGGCTATGGTGGCTCACCTGGACAGGAGTTGAATGCCGCGTCGTTGACGGGCTGCACAAGAAATATG CCCTTAATCTCATCTACGTCAAGAACGGAGGATACTTGAAAAGTCCTGTTTACCGTAGTTATGACGTCAAAGGCTTTGAGACCATCTTCTCAGCCCTGGACCCGGCTCATCGGGCGCCAAAGGCGAAAGCCGTTGCACCTATGTTTGCCCACCAACGTATTGCAAAAAGCAAACCAGACGTTGACGAGGTTCTCGATGACGTTATGGCTGAGATGAAACGCAGGAAGGCTGAGACAAACGGTGCCCCC ttcatcaacaacttcgTCGCTGGAGGTCGCATTTTCTGCTTGCCTGGCTGGCTCTATGACTTTGTCGACGAGTGGGCTGCGAAGCTTGACAAGAAAAAGATCGTCGTCGCACAGAGTATTGATATGATACAAGAGTATGCCACTCGCGTGGCTGACAAAAGCAtcgttgaagaaaaggacaATGAGCCCGACACATTCCAAGGTCGATTACTGGCTGCTGGTATCTCGCGTGACGAGGCTATAGCCCACGTTGTTGGTGTCATGTTTGCTGGTACCGGCGCTGCGGGAACGACGATGTCGATACTATGCTGGAACTTAGCTCAACATCCCGAGAA ATACGATCGAGTTTACAAGGAAGTCATCGAAAATACTGATCAAGATGTCTAA